ACTGCCTTTTGGGCCCTGCAGGCGTTAAGTCAGCGTTCTGCGCTGCTTGAACGCATGAGTGGGGTTAATACTCAGGTGCTGCAGTTGCGCCTTACCCAGCAGGCTTTTGCCCTGCGCGGCGATAAAACCCTTGTTGAGCAGCTGCACGAGCAGGCAGTCGGCATGTTGGAGCACAACAACGCGCTTCGTAGCGACATGTCTGAAGCGGAGGGCGTTGAGCTGGATGCGGTGGACCAAGCACTCGACTCATTCCGGAACGGCTTTGATCGTTATGTCGAGTTGCGTGAAAACATGCATATGGCTTTGGATGCGGCTAACTGGCTGGTGGTGAGCGCTGCTAATAGCCTGGATTTGTTGAGTGAAGGTCTGGCCGAAGACGGCTTGGATCGGTTGCGTGAAAGTCAGGGCCTTGAAGGCGACGCGATGGTCGTGCAGGCCGGGCAAATCAGCAAAATCTACCAGTTGATTCTCAAGGCGATGGATCAGGCGCGGGTTCAGTTGGAAAACAGCCGCAGCTCTGGCGATGCTACGCTGGCTAAGATTGCTGAAGCCGACGAAGCACAAAAGCTGGCCGCTGAGTTGAGCCAGTCGATGAGCGACCCCGGTTACGTGGCTGTGTTGGGGGAGGTCATTGGTAACCTCAACTCCTTCACTGAGCGGCTCAATGAGTATTCAGGCTTAGTGCAGCAACAGCAGCAGGAGTACCTCAATCTGGTCCAGCAGGCGGATCGTATGTTGGATCAGGTTGAGCAGGCCTACGCACAACAGCAAGCGCAGCTGTCAAAGCAATTGCAGCGCAGTACCTGGTTGATCGTCGTGGCCGCTGGTTTGGCCTTGCTGTTGGGGCTGCTCTCGACGCTTACCATTACCGTGCTGATAGTGAGGCCTCTGCGTGATGTGACTGCTCAGGCACAGCGCATCGCGTCAGGTGACTTGAGCGTGCGCATAGAGGTTTCTCGCCGGGATGAGATCGGTCAATTGCAAACGGCAATGGCAGACATGGCGCAGAACCTGCGGGATATGGTTGGGCAATTACAGAACGGGGTTGAGCAGATTTCTACATCGGCTCAGTCGCTGTCGCTGGCAACTGAGCAAACCCGCGTGGGTGTGAATGGGCAAAAGCAAGAGACAGAGCAAGTCGCAACCGCCATGACGCAGATGAGCGCGACTGTGTATGAGGTGGCGCGCAACGCTGAAACTGCGGCTGCCTCTACCGCCCAAGCAGACCAGCGGGTGAGTAATGGCGTGAGCGTTGTACAGCAGACGCTGGCGCGTATTGATGAGCTGTCACAGGCTTTAGATGTCAGTGCCAGCAGCATTCAACAACTCAGCCAGGAAACCCAGCGCATTGAGTCGGTGCTGGATGTGATCAAGGCTGTCGCTGATCAAACTAACCTGCTGGCACTGAATGCTGCGATTGAGGCGGCACGTGCCGGCGAGCAGGGCCGAGGGTTTGCTGTGGTGGCCGATGAGGTACGTGCGCTGGCACAGCGTACGCGGCAATCCACCGCTGAGATTGAGGGGCTGATTGGCGCCCTGCGCGAAGGCAGCCAGCATTCAGTGAACAACATGACACGCAGTGGCGGCTTGATCGGGCAAGTTGTGCAGGATGCGCGGGATACCGAGGCACAGCTGACGCAAATAGCCGAAGCCGTCAGCCAGATCTATGAAATGAACCAGCAGATCGCCGCTGCCGCTGAGCAGCAGACAGCTGTCGCAGACGAGATTAGCCACAGTGTCACCAGTATCCGTGGCGTTGCTGAACAGTCGGCATTGGCGATGGATGAGTCGGCCGGTGCCAGTATTCGTTTGGCTCAGCTTGGCAGTTCGCTGCAAGAAATGGCCGGGCGATTCCGGCTCTAACGGACCGGATTGGTGAGCAAACGTTACAGGGCGCTTTGCCCGAGCGAGCACTACCAGTAGCATCGTCCCACCTTCACTGAGGAGCGGACGATGCGAACGAAGCTCAAAGCCTGTCTGGATGCCGTCAATCAACTGGTACTGGGCAAGGAGGGCCAGGTCAGATTGGCCATGGCCTGCCTGTTAGCCCGCGGTCATTTGTTGATTGAAGATTTGCCCGGTATGGGCAAAACCACCCTCAGTCATGCCTTGGCTCGCGTGCTGGGCTTGAGCTTTCAACGCATCCAGTTCACTTCAGATTTACTCCCAGGCGACATCCTCGGGACTTCCGTATTTGATCGGGAAAGTGGTCAGTTTGTGTTCCATCCAGGGCCGATTTTCGCCGAGCTGGTGTTGGCGGACGAAATCAACCGAGCCACGCCCAAAAGCCAGAGCGCGCTGCTTGAGGCCATGGAAGAAGGGCAGGTGACCATCGAGGGGGCAACCCGCCCGCTGCCTGATCCATTCTTTGTGATTGCCACGCAAAACCCGGCCAACCAGGGTGGCACATTCGCTTTGCCCGAATCGCAGCTGGACCGCTTCCTTATGCGCATCTGTCTCGGTTACCCGGCTCATGCCGCCGAGAAAGCACTGCTGCAGGGTGAGGGCAGGCGCTCGCTGCTGCCCAACTTGCAACCGTTGCTGGACCATCAGGAATTGGCCGAGATCCAGGCGCACATCCCCTCCGTGCGGGCCAGTGATGCGTTGCTGGATTACATCCTGCGTCTGGTAGACGCCACCCGCACGCAGACACAGTTCACTTCTGGCTTGTCGCCACGGGCCAGTCTGGCTCTGTTGGCAGCGGCTAAAGCCTGGGCATTTATGGCCAATCGGGATTATGTGATCCCTGAAGACGTGCAAGCTGTATTACCCGCCGTGGCGGGGCATCGTTTGCGCGAACCAGCGGAAGCTGGCGGGCAGGGCGGAAAGCTGGTGCAGTGGCTGCTGCGTGAGGTTCCGGTGCTGTGATTGCACAGGCCCGCTCATTGTGGGGGCGCTGGTTGTCCCGGCGTATTCCGGCCTCCAGTAGTGTGCTGCTTAATCAGCGGCGGATTTTCATCATCCCGACCCGCGTTGGCGTGGCCTATATGGCGGCGCTGTTGCTGATGCTGTTGATGGGCATCAACTATCAGAACAGCTTGGCCTATGCGCTGACTTTTCTGCTGGCCTCAGTGTTTGTGGTGGCGATTCTGCATACCTACCGTAACCTCGCTGGGCTGCGGCTGAAGTCGGGCAGAGCACCTTCTGTTTTTGTGGGGGAAGAGGCCGCTATAGGTGTCGTGCTGGAGAGCAAGGGCAAGGCCCATCAGGCCATCAGCATCGGCTGGCCGCCGCAACCTCTGCTGACAGTGGATGTGCCCCCAGCGGGCGTCTGCGACTGTCAGCTGAACCATGTCACTGATTGGCGTGGCTGGTTACGTCCAACCCGACTACGGGTGGAAAGCCGCTTCCCGCTGGGGATTCTGGTGGCCTGGAGTTGGGTCGATCTGGATCAGCGCGTGTTGGTCTATCCGCGACCGCTGGAGGGCGACTTGCCACTGATTGCAGCTGCCGGTGATGACGATGACGAGCAGGGGCATAGCGTGAAGGGCCAAGGCGTTGATGACTATCAGGGCTTGCGCAGCTATCAGGCCGGTGACTCAAAACGACGCCTGCATTGGAAAGCCTACTCACGGGGGCAGGGCCTGTTGGTGAAGGACTTCGCGGCCATCAGCGGGCGCGATTGGATGCTGGATTTCGATGCCCTCAGTGGCGACGTGGAGACGCGTTTGTCGCTGCTCTGCCACTGGGTGCTGCAACTCAGTGAGGCGCAGCAGGCCTATGGCCTTACGCTTCCTGGTGTTCATTTGCCCGTCGCCAGCGGCGAGCAGCAGCGGGAAAGCTGCTTGCGGGCGCTGGCTCTGTTTGGACATAACTCATGAGTCAGGTACAGGCTATCCCTCGTATTAGCCTGGTCTGGCTGTTGGCTGCGCAGGCACTGGTCATTGTGCCGCATCTGGCTTATCTGCCTGTCTGGATCGTGCTGCTGTGGCTGGGCTGTGCGTTCTGGCGGGTGCAGATATTACGCATGCGGGCCCGCTATCCGGGCGCGCTGGTAAAGGCCGGGTTAATCGTGGCTACGGCCGCCGCTGTTGTGTTGTCACGGGGTACGCTGGTGGGGCTGGATGCCGGTGTGGCCGTGCTGATCGCGGCTTTCATCCTAAAAATGCTGGAAATGCAGAGCCAGCGAGATGCCCTGGTGGTGATTCTGTTGGGTTTCTTCAGCGTGGCGGCAGCTTATCTGTTTAATGACAGCCTACTGGCTGCGCTCTACAGCATGTTGCCGGTTACCGCATTACTCGCCGCACTGATCGGCTTGCAACAAAGCAGCTTGGCCAGTAAGCCGTGGCCGACTGTGCGCTTGGCGGGCAGCCTGATGTTGCAAGCGTTGCCGGTGATGGTGCTGCTGTTTGTGTTCTTTCCCCGGATTGGCCCGCTGTGGTCATTGCCTGTGGCAGACAACAAGGCCCAGAGCGGTCTGTCGGACAGCATGTCGCCTGCGGATATCGCTGATTTGAGCCGCTCAGATGCATTGGCATTCCGCGCCAGCTTTACCGGGCCAACTCCGGCCCGTAGTGAGCTGTATTGGCGGGCGCTGACGCTGGATCAGTTTGACGGACGACGTTGGTCGCAGTCCGGCTATGGCAAATTTGCTCCGGGAGCCCGTTGGCAGAAGCAGGGTGAGGCGTTGAGCTACAGCATCATCATGCAGCCCAGTGCGAAGCCCTGGCTGTTTGCGCTGGATGTGGCTGAAACAGCGCTGGAGTCGACCCGGCAGATGGCGGACTTTCGTTTGCAGCGCAATAAGCCTGTGGAGCGGCCTTTGCTCTATCAAGTGCAGTCCTGGCCGGATGCCGTGCGTGAGCCTCAATTAAGTCGCGTGAGCAAAGCGCATGCCCTGCAGCTGCCTGAGGGGGGGGATGCGCGCAGCCGAGCTTGGGCTGCCGATCTCAAGCGTCAATATCCTCAGACTGAGCAGTTGGTTCAGCAGCTGCTGCAGCACTTCAACCGCGAGCCGTTTGTCTACACTTTGCGCCCGCCGTTGCTAGGGCAGGACTCGATCGACGAATTTCTTTTCGATAGCCGCCGAGGGTTCTGTGCTCATTATGCCGGGGCCATGACCTTTGTCCTGCGTGCGGCTGGTATTCCGGCGCGGGTGGTGGCGGGTTATCAGGGCGGGGAATTCAACCCGGCAGGCAACTATGTGCAGGTGCGGCAGTTTGATGCCCACGCTTGGGTTGAGTATTGGCAGGAAGGGCGCGGCTGGATCAGTGTCGATCCAACGTTTCAGGTTGCCCCTGAGCGTATCGAGCAAGGCTTGGAAGAGGCCCTGGCTGAAGAGCGCAGCTTTCTCGAAGGTTCGCCGTTCTCGCCGCTGCGCTACCGTGATCTCGGTTGGTTGAATGACCTGCGCATGGGCTGGGACAACATCAATTACGGCTGGCAGCGGTGGGTGCTGAACTACCAGACAGAACAACAGCTGGTCTTCCTGAAACGCTGGCTGGGCAGTATTGATGCTCAGCGTATTGCTGTGGCGTTGGTCGGCAGTGCTGCCGTGATTCTGGGCTTACTCGCACTTTGGCTGTTCAAGCCGTGGCGACGCGAACGGGATGTCAGCAAGCGCTTGTACCAACGCTTCGAGCGGTTGCTGAGACGTCATAGAGTGATGCCAGCGCGGGGCGAAGGGCCGCGGGCCTTTGCTGAACGCGCTGCCGCTCAGTTGCCAGCACAGGCGGACGCTATTCTTGCATTTGCGCTGGCGTTTGAGGCCCAGCGCTACGGTCAGGCAGATGTATCACCGGTTCAGCTGTCAGCACACCTCAGGTCGCTAAACAGGGCGATGCCATGGCGTATACGCCGTCTTACGTGCCGAGACGGCACCTAGGGCTTGTGAGAACGGCGGAGAAGGGTAGTCTGTTCCCCCATTGGCCGATACAAGGAGTGTCTGATGTCTGTAACCCAAGTTGATGTGCTTAAGCATGTATTGCATCTGCAGGTTCGATTGTTTGCCTGCCGGGAACGTCTGATTGCAGGTACAGACACTGAGGCCTTGCATGATTTGCGCATAGCCTTACGGCAGTTGCGTAGTCTGTTGCGCCCTTTACGGGGTTTACCCGCGTGTGATGAGTTGTCTGAAGCCGCTGCACAGTTGGGACGGCTCAGTGGGCCGGTGAGGGACTTGGAGGTGCTAGAGGCCCATTTGCGTGAGGTAGGCCTAAATGAAGCGGCGGATGCGCGTCTTGCTCGTTTACAGGCTAGTTATGCCGGGCTGATCAAAAGTCGTCAGATGACGAAACTCTTTACTGTCTTGGACCAATGGCCACAGCAGTGGCGTGAATCGGGTTTTGAAGACCAAGTTCAGGAACTCAGTAAGCGCGTCAATAAATGCTTGAAGAAAGATCGCAAGCGTCTATACAGCGCATTGCATGAGTTATTGGGCGATCGTCATCGCCTGCGGCTGCTAGTAAAACGCCTGCGTTATAACATCGAGGCTTATGCGGCAGACACCTGCCCAGACACTCAAATCCAACTCAAGCGTGCGCAGTCGGCTTTAGGTGACTGGCATGATCATTACCAATGGTTGAGTCGGGCGGAAAGTGAGGTGGATTTACAGCCCCGCATTGCCACATGGCGAAACAATATGCAGGAGGCTGCTAAGCGCAGTGACGAGGCATTAGCCCGTTTGATGTCAGATCCTTTATTCAGTGCGTGGAATGGTTGATTCCAGAGCCTCTGTGACAGTGTTTTGACCGAAATGGCATGCCGAGCCAGGCACGCTTTGACCTATCATCCGCCACATATTGAGTGGCGAGGTGTGTGCAGATGGAGTTTTCACAATTACTACAGGCTGTCCGTGCTAACCCGGAGGCGGTCGTGATTCCGCCTGAGTGGGGGCAGGGACGTGCCAGCTTCGGTGGGCTGGTGGCGGCACTGGTGTATGAAGCCATGCGTAGCAAGGTTGCGGCTGACCGCCCGGTGCGCTCACTGGCGCTTACCTTTGTTGGCCCTGCGGCAGCCGACGTACCGATCAGTTTTGAGGTGGAGGTGCTGCGTGAGGGGCGGGCTGTCAGCCAGCTCCTGGGGCGTGCCGTGCAAAATGGGCAGGTGGTGACGCTGGTGCAGGGCAGTTTTGGCGCCGGACGCGAGTCGGTCATTAATCTTGCTGCTGCGCCAGCGCCGGAAGCCTTGTCGCCTGAACAGAGCAAAGAGCTGCCTTATATCCCTGGTGTAACCCCTGAGTTCACCCGTTATTTGGCCATGCGCTGGTGCTACGGTGGCTTACCGTTCAGCAATACGCCATCCCGGCAAATGGGCGGTTGGGTTCAATTGCGCAACCAGCCAGCGGGTGTAGCAGTGGATGAGGCACATTTGTTGGCATTAGTCGATGCCTGGCCTCCAGCGCTGCTGTCGTATTTGAATAAGCCCGCGGCAGGGAGCTCGCTGACCTGGACCATTGAGTTTGTACAGCCTGTCGCATCGCTGACTACGCAGGATTGGTGTTTGTACAAGGCCGAAATTGAGCATGCCCGAGATGGGTACGGTCACGTCGCTGCAGCACTCTGGAGCGCTGAAGGGGAGTTGCTAGCGATCAGTCGACAGACCGTCGCTGTGTTTGCGTAATTTTTAGGCGGCCGTGTTTAAGCGGCCGCCTAAAAATGATGGGTCACAGTTTTAACTGCCGTATGGCTGTAGTCAGCTCACCAGCCAGTTCAGCTAATTCAACACTGGTAGTGGCGGATTGGCTGGTTTGTTCTACGGTTTTTTCGGTGACATCGCGGATACGAATGACCGTGCGGTTCATCTCTTCAGCCACTTGGCTTTGCTGCTCAGCCGCTACGGCAATCTGCGTATTGCTTTCGCGCATCAGGGCCACTGAGCCCGTGATAGCTTCGAGCGCATGACCGGCTTCTTCGGCCTGCTTAACGCACTCATCCGCTTTAATTGAGCTTTCCTGCATGAAATCCACGGCATCACGGGTACCTGCTTGCAGGGTGGTGATGATTTCGGTGATCTCGTTGGTCGAATCCTGAACGCGCTTGGCCAGGTTACGCACTTCATCGGCAACAACGGCAAAGCCGCGGCCCATTTCCCCTGCACGGGCTGCCTCAATAGCAGCGTTCAGGGCGAGTAGGTTGGTCTGCTCAGCGATGCCGTGGATTTCATTGACCACGCCGCCGATACGGTGGCTGTCTGCGGCCAGTTTTTCGATCATTTCGGCAGTCTGCTGAACGCCACTGGAAAGACCTGAAATCGATAGACCAACACGGTTAACCACTTGCTGGCCACTGCGTGCCAACTGTTCAGCGTTTTGCGATTGATCACGCGTGTCCGCAGCATGCTCTGCAATGTGGTACACGGTGGCCGACATCTCATTGATGGCAGTGGCTGCCTGTTCGGTTTCGCTTTGTTGTTCGAGCATGCCCTGGCGCACTTCACGCATGCTGCTAGCCAAACGCTCTGCGCCGTTATCGAGCTGAGTTGCTGATTGAGCTACAACACCCACCACACGCTGGTAACCGGCTTGCATGGCGTTGAAAGCGCGTGCCATTTGACCTACTTCATCACGGCTGGCAAGGGGGGCGCGGGCATTAAGATCGCCCGTACGCTCGACCAGAAGCATCACATCCTTAAGGGTGTTGAGGTGGCTGAGCAGAAACATGATGAGCAGTTGAGAGGCGGCCAGCAGGAGCAGCATCAGCAGGGCCACTACAAGCGCATAGCTTGGCGCTCGATCAATGAATACCTCAATCAGGCTCGGTGCTTTGGCGATTACCGCAAGGCGTTGACCATTGCTCAGTGTGATCACTTGTGCCCCGATTACGCCCTGGCTGCCGTTCAGCTCAACCCAACCGGTGGTTTTGCCCAGCAGTGCGCCCTGATTATCGGGGAGGCGAGGCGACTCGCCCGCGGCGAAGCGGATGAGGTTATCTCCAACTGGCAGTGACTCGCTCTGTGGCCATTTACTGAGCAAGCCCGCTTGCTGTTGTGCGGCAGCTTTGGCTGCACTCTGATGTGTCCGGGTCTCCAGGTGAATGGAGTAGAGGACCAAGAGCAGGGTGGTGAAAAAGGCTACGGCATTGACGGCCCAGAATTTGTACTTCAGCGACAGATCGCTAATCCAAGAACCCATGCTTAATTCTTCTTTATCAGAGGTTGGTGTGAGGCGAAGCCATTAGTATTAAGTGTTATCGGCATTACGCCGTTGATCTTTATCAACGACATGAAAAACTTGTCATTCCTGGCTTTGGGACTGATCTGGCAGCTCAGGGAGCTGGAAAAAAGCCCGTGCGCACGCCGTGGTATGAGCTGCAAGATGTTGTTCTGTTTCACCTCTGTGCAGAGCCACTTCCCTGAGCACTTCACCCAAAAAAGCTGGTTCGTTTCGATTGCTTTTGGGCTTTGGGCGCAGGCTGCGAGGTAATAAATAGGGGGCGTCACTTTCCAGCATCAGACGGCCTTTAGGGATTTCACGTACCAGCGGGTGTAAATGGCTGCCGCGTCGCTCATCACAAATCCAGCCTGTAATACCGATGTGCAGGTCTAGGTCCAGATAACGATACAACGTGTCTTTTTCGCCGGTGAAGCAGTGCACAACCGCAGCAGGCAATTTGTCACGGAATTCACGCACAATCGCTAATAGACGCTCTCCAGCTTCGCGCTCGTGGAGAAAAACCGGCAGCTGATGCTCTACGGCTAGCGCCAATTGCATTTCCAGCACTTTCTCCTGCTGGGGGCGAGGCGAGAAGTCACGGTTGAAATCCAGCCCGCACTCGCCAACAGCCTTTACACGTGCCTCTTGAAAAAGGGCTTTCAGCTGATTGTGGCTATCGCTGTTCCAGTTGCTGGCATCATGAGGGTGAATACCTGCTGTACTAAAGAGGTACTCACTGCTTTCATCCAGCTGTTGGCTCAGTTCCAGTGCCTGTTGGCTTTCACTGATGCTGGTACCGGTCAGCACCATCTGGCAGACGCCCGCAGCTCTTGCACGGTCCAGAATTGCCTGGTGCTGTTCGTTAAAGCTGGGGTGGGTCAGATTGACGCCAATGTCGATGAGTTGCATCGTGCTACCTGAACAAAGTGATGGTTTGTGAGTCAGTACATGGTTCGATGTATTTAATGTCAATAAATACAATCAGTTAATTCTTTTATATGAAGTCATACGTCATGCAAAGTTGGCATCTTGCGCTTAGCTGTGCGACCCTCCGCGCCCCGCACAAGCCAGCATTTGCCTGCATGACAGCATTCTCGTTCACGAACCTCATTTTCCAAACTGCCTGCCGGAGGCCGGGGTTTTGAGGCTGCGTGCACTGTTGGCATGTTGCCTGCTCTTGCTCTCATGCAATGTGTTTGCACGTATCTCCGGCCCGCAGGAGGTCGACCAGCCCAGGGCTGCCCGTGACCTTCCGGCTATTCGCAGCAGTGGTGAGCTGCGCGTCCTGATCAACCAAAGCCGTAATAGCTCTGGGGAGGTTAAAGGGCAAAGTATAGGTACTGAGTATCAGCGTTTACGTGCATTTGAGCACTATCTCAATCGTAATAGCCGCAACGGGCGAACGATCAAGCTCAAGCTTATTCCGACCGCTAAAGATCAGTTGCTGGGAGCATTGAGGCGTGGTGAGGGCGATTTAGTCGCGCCGGGTGAACTTATAAATGTGCCACGTGGCAGCAACCTGAGTGCCAGTACTGAGACGCGTCAGCGTGTTCCGTTGGTTATTGTTGCCCGTAAAGGTAATCGCGTTTATCAGCGCCTGGAGGATCTCTCCGGGCGTAGCCTAGCTTTACCGGCCGGTAGCGTAGCGGGAGAAGCCGTGCAGGCGCTCAATCAGCAATTGATGGACCGCAAGAAGGCGCCTCTGGTTATCGAATGGGTAAGCCCTACGCTGGCCGTAGAAGATGTGCTGGAAATGGTCCATGCGGGCATCTTCACTTTGACGGCGGTTGAGTTGCCCATCGCTGAACGCTGGGCCAAGGTCATGCCCAAGCTGCGTGTTGACCGACACATGAAGCTGTTGGAGGAGGGCTCGACCCATTGGTACACGCGGCGCGATATGCCGATGCTGACCGCCAGTATGGATCAGTTCATCAAGGGCTATCAGCCTCCCGACGACCAGGATGCTAACTTCCAGCGAGTCTACCGGCGGCTATACAAAGTGCACTATCCGTTGGGGAGGGTTGAGCGTCAGCGGCTGACCCGGTTACGCCCAGTATTGCAAAAGCATGCACGCGCGCAGAATTTCGACTGGCTCATGTTGGCTGCGTTGGCCTTTAAGGAGTCGACACTCAATCCATCGGCCCGTGGTGCAAGCGGTGCTGTTGGTCTGATGCAAATCACTCCGCCCGCTGCGCGCAGTGTCGGCGTCAGTAATATTGCCAATCTGGATAACAACGTCATGGCCAGTGCCAAGTACCTGGCAATGGTTCGCCGCAACTTCTTTAACAGCCCCAAGTTGAATGAGCGCGAGCGAATGGCATTTGTTCTGGCGGGCTATAACCTGGGACCGCAGCGTGTGCAGAGCCTACGGGCTGAGGCACGCAGGAGAGGCTTGAACCCTAATCAGTGGTTCTTCCAGGTTGAGCGTGTGGCGATGGAGCAGCTCGGGATGGGCGTGGTCAGCTATGTTAATAGTGTGAACAAATACTATATTGCGTATGACAGGGAGCGGTACTTGCTCGAGCAGTAATGAGCTTTGGGCTTAAGCCTGTTGGATCGATTTATTCGATTATTTTTAGTGGAATTGTCCGTTAGAAGTATTCACTAAACTGGATATTATGCAGGCGTCTCTTACCCATTCTCAGACAAGGAAAGCTGTAATGAACACATTCATTCAATCTGTACTTTCATCACGCGCAGGTTATGGCATCACCGTTCTACGCATACTGATTGGTATTACATTTGTTGCCCATGGCGGCCAGAAGTTGTTCGGTCTGTTCGGCGGTTATGGACTTGAAGGCACCGGTCAGTGGATGGAAAGCATTGGCCTGACGCCAGGGTACTTCCTCGCCCTGTTGACTGGCGCTACTGAGTTCTTTGGCGGTCTGGCATTGATTATCGGTCTGCTGGCGCGTCCTGCAGCAGCTGCTCTGGCCTTTGCTATGGTCGTGGCGATTTTTTCGGTCCACATTTCCAACGGCTTCTTCCTGAGCAACAACGGTTATGAGTTTGGTCTGGCCCTGCTGGCTGCCAGCCTCGCTATCTTGATTGAAGGGGCGGGCAAACTGTCCGTCGATAACGCCATCGCACACTAATGGTGTTGTACCGTGAAAGCCCACCTAGCGTGGGCTTTTTCATTGACAGTAGTAGGGCAGGGTTCTAGGATTCTCGTCCAGCGCCGATTTAAACAGCTACTTGCGGGGCGCCGGGAGTTTGTTTTTCAAACCCCTGAGAAGATCTCTATTGAGACTTCGAAATACCGCTAAAGCGCTGGTTCGGTGTCGCCTCTCACCGCTGCCCAGCGGAAGCAACGAGGCGGAGATGTATAAATGCTTTGTCCAAAACCCCATATTCGATTAGCCCCGATCACTTCCGGGCTGGCTTTGCGCAATCCAAAAATCCTCCTTGGCGGCAGTCATCAGCCGACATTGCTGCGCTATCTGGATGGCTGGCCAAAGCGTTGGGTTGGACAGAAGAACCTGCTCATCAACTTCGTCCATGACGGCGAATCACTGTCTCGCTTCCGCACCGATCAATTTGATATTGCGGTTATTCAGTCACCAGCTGCAGGGCAGGTGGATGAGACAATCAAGCAATTAATCCGCGTTGCCAGACAAGGTTTGATTACCCGCCGTTAGTTCTGCACCGATAAGCTTTTCCCAAGACCGCTCTGATCCGCTAATCTGCGGGGATATGTCTGGGAGAGGGTTATGTTCGAATCCGCTGAAATTGGCCGCAGTATTGCCAAAGACGTTTACGAAAAAGAAGTCGTCATGCTGCGCGAGGCCCTGCTTGAGGCTCAATACGAACTCCAGCAGCAGGGCCGCTTTGCTGTATTGATTTTGATCAACGGCATTGAGGGGGCAGGTAAGGGCGAAACGGTCAAACTACTCAACGAGTGGATGGACCCGCGTCTTATCCAAGTGAACACGTTCGATCGCCCTACTGATGAAGAGTTGGCGCGGCCACCAGCATGGCGTTACTGGCGACAATTACCGCCTAAGGGGCGCATGGGGATTTTCTTTGGTGACTGGTACAGCCAGATGCTCCAAGGGCGTGTCCATGGCCGCATTAAAAGTGCCCAGTTGGATCAGTACATTGATGGCACATTGAGCATGGAGCGGATGCTCAGCGATGAAGGCACGCTCATATTTAAGTTCTGGTTCCACCTGTCCAAGCAGCAGATGAAAGCTCGCCTCAAAGCGCTGCGTGATGACCCATTACACAGTTGGCGCATCAGCCCGCTGGATTGGCAGCAATCAAGGACTTACAACAAGTTTGTTGAAGTTGGTGAGCGTCTGCTGCGTCGTACCAGCCGGGATTATGCGCCTTGGTATGTCGTGGAGGGTGCTGATCAGTATTATCGCAGCCTCACTGTGGGGCGTATTTTGCTCGATGGTCTGCAAGCAGCTCTCAAGTCCCGCGAGCGCATCACCTCA
The Pseudomonas mendocina DNA segment above includes these coding regions:
- a CDS encoding methyl-accepting chemotaxis protein, producing MLSGLHRQFASLSTAKKLSLGFGVVLVLTILVAVTAFWALQALSQRSALLERMSGVNTQVLQLRLTQQAFALRGDKTLVEQLHEQAVGMLEHNNALRSDMSEAEGVELDAVDQALDSFRNGFDRYVELRENMHMALDAANWLVVSAANSLDLLSEGLAEDGLDRLRESQGLEGDAMVVQAGQISKIYQLILKAMDQARVQLENSRSSGDATLAKIAEADEAQKLAAELSQSMSDPGYVAVLGEVIGNLNSFTERLNEYSGLVQQQQQEYLNLVQQADRMLDQVEQAYAQQQAQLSKQLQRSTWLIVVAAGLALLLGLLSTLTITVLIVRPLRDVTAQAQRIASGDLSVRIEVSRRDEIGQLQTAMADMAQNLRDMVGQLQNGVEQISTSAQSLSLATEQTRVGVNGQKQETEQVATAMTQMSATVYEVARNAETAAASTAQADQRVSNGVSVVQQTLARIDELSQALDVSASSIQQLSQETQRIESVLDVIKAVADQTNLLALNAAIEAARAGEQGRGFAVVADEVRALAQRTRQSTAEIEGLIGALREGSQHSVNNMTRSGGLIGQVVQDARDTEAQLTQIAEAVSQIYEMNQQIAAAAEQQTAVADEISHSVTSIRGVAEQSALAMDESAGASIRLAQLGSSLQEMAGRFRL
- a CDS encoding AAA family ATPase, giving the protein MRTKLKACLDAVNQLVLGKEGQVRLAMACLLARGHLLIEDLPGMGKTTLSHALARVLGLSFQRIQFTSDLLPGDILGTSVFDRESGQFVFHPGPIFAELVLADEINRATPKSQSALLEAMEEGQVTIEGATRPLPDPFFVIATQNPANQGGTFALPESQLDRFLMRICLGYPAHAAEKALLQGEGRRSLLPNLQPLLDHQELAEIQAHIPSVRASDALLDYILRLVDATRTQTQFTSGLSPRASLALLAAAKAWAFMANRDYVIPEDVQAVLPAVAGHRLREPAEAGGQGGKLVQWLLREVPVL
- a CDS encoding DUF58 domain-containing protein yields the protein MIAQARSLWGRWLSRRIPASSSVLLNQRRIFIIPTRVGVAYMAALLLMLLMGINYQNSLAYALTFLLASVFVVAILHTYRNLAGLRLKSGRAPSVFVGEEAAIGVVLESKGKAHQAISIGWPPQPLLTVDVPPAGVCDCQLNHVTDWRGWLRPTRLRVESRFPLGILVAWSWVDLDQRVLVYPRPLEGDLPLIAAAGDDDDEQGHSVKGQGVDDYQGLRSYQAGDSKRRLHWKAYSRGQGLLVKDFAAISGRDWMLDFDALSGDVETRLSLLCHWVLQLSEAQQAYGLTLPGVHLPVASGEQQRESCLRALALFGHNS
- a CDS encoding DUF3488 and transglutaminase-like domain-containing protein — translated: MSQVQAIPRISLVWLLAAQALVIVPHLAYLPVWIVLLWLGCAFWRVQILRMRARYPGALVKAGLIVATAAAVVLSRGTLVGLDAGVAVLIAAFILKMLEMQSQRDALVVILLGFFSVAAAYLFNDSLLAALYSMLPVTALLAALIGLQQSSLASKPWPTVRLAGSLMLQALPVMVLLFVFFPRIGPLWSLPVADNKAQSGLSDSMSPADIADLSRSDALAFRASFTGPTPARSELYWRALTLDQFDGRRWSQSGYGKFAPGARWQKQGEALSYSIIMQPSAKPWLFALDVAETALESTRQMADFRLQRNKPVERPLLYQVQSWPDAVREPQLSRVSKAHALQLPEGGDARSRAWAADLKRQYPQTEQLVQQLLQHFNREPFVYTLRPPLLGQDSIDEFLFDSRRGFCAHYAGAMTFVLRAAGIPARVVAGYQGGEFNPAGNYVQVRQFDAHAWVEYWQEGRGWISVDPTFQVAPERIEQGLEEALAEERSFLEGSPFSPLRYRDLGWLNDLRMGWDNINYGWQRWVLNYQTEQQLVFLKRWLGSIDAQRIAVALVGSAAVILGLLALWLFKPWRRERDVSKRLYQRFERLLRRHRVMPARGEGPRAFAERAAAQLPAQADAILAFALAFEAQRYGQADVSPVQLSAHLRSLNRAMPWRIRRLTCRDGT
- a CDS encoding CHAD domain-containing protein produces the protein MSVTQVDVLKHVLHLQVRLFACRERLIAGTDTEALHDLRIALRQLRSLLRPLRGLPACDELSEAAAQLGRLSGPVRDLEVLEAHLREVGLNEAADARLARLQASYAGLIKSRQMTKLFTVLDQWPQQWRESGFEDQVQELSKRVNKCLKKDRKRLYSALHELLGDRHRLRLLVKRLRYNIEAYAADTCPDTQIQLKRAQSALGDWHDHYQWLSRAESEVDLQPRIATWRNNMQEAAKRSDEALARLMSDPLFSAWNG